TAGGCGAACTCCCGGGCGCCGGCGCCTGACTCGCCGGCGACGAGCACGACGCTGCCCTCCGGGGCACCGCCGCCGAGCACCGAGTCGAGCTGGGCGACCCCGAACGGGATCCGGTCCATGGAGTGAGACAATCCGGGCGCGTGCTTAGTCGTTGTGCCGGCCGGGGCGGAACGGGCGATCCGGTGTGAACGGAACGACCGTCGAGAACAGGCCACATGAGCCGATCGGGCACAGGCACCGTCACGTGACAGCCACGACCTCCCCAGCCGATTCACTCGGCCGTTCGCTTCGCTCACGGCCTCGCTCATCCCTCGCGCGCTTCCGGCGCGGACGGACCCGCGCCGGCGCGCGCCACCGCAGAGATCGTTCAGTCGTCGCCAGTCATTCCTCCGCCGGCCGGATATCCGCGCCGCTGTTCCGCGGCCGCACGACCCGCACGTCCCCGGCGACGCCGGCGGCAGCGAGGGCGTCCTCCCCGGCCTCGCGCGCGGTCTCGGCCCGGTCGGCGTCGGTGACGCCGTACACGACGGGGCCCCACGAGGACTGCCCCGCGCCGTAGACCGCGGGGTCGTCGCCCACCTCGGCGACGATGTCGCCCACCGGCGGGCGGTAGACGCCGCCCTGCTCGTCGGCGAACCACGCGCCGTTGAGCCGGCCGATCTCCTCGACGGCGGCGCCGAAGCGCTCGGCGGACCCCTCCGCGACGGCGGGCAGCAGGCGGCGCTGGATCGCGCCGGCGACGCGGTCGGCCACGGCGGGGTCGGCGTCCTCGACCGCGCGCCGGATGGCGGAGTCCTCGGCGTCGCCGGCGCGGCCCGGGTCCGCCTCCGGGATGACGAGGAGGAACCGCCAGTCGTCGGGCACGCGGTGGCGGGCGGCGACGGCCGGGACCGTCCAGTCGCCGTCGGCGGGGCGGTCGGTGGTGAACCGCCCGGTCGGGTGGCCCGCGTCGAGGACGAACCCGCCGGCCTCGAACGTCGCGACGCCGATTCCCGAGCGGCCGCCCCGGCCCAGCGCCGGCGCGCGCTCGCGAACCCGCGGGTCGCGACCGTGCGCGCGGGCCACCCCGGCGAGCGTCGCGAGCGCCAGCTGCGTCCCGCTTCCGAGGCCCATGTGGCGCGGGAGCTCCGATTCGACGGCGACGCGCGCGCCGTCGACATCGAGCAGGTCGCAGGCGCGTGCCGCGTACTCGCGGGCGGCGTCGTGGTCGCTCTCGACCGCGTCCGCCGGGGCGACGCGGAGCCGGACGCGGGGCGCGTCGAGGCCGACGCCGACGGCGCCGTACAGCCGTTCGTGCGCCAGCGAGAGGTTGCCGAAGCCGAAGTGCAGGCGCGCGCCGGACTCGACCGTGACCGTGGAGGCGGACGGGGAGGGGGCGTCCGAGCGGCGGTCGTGCGTGTCGTCCGGCATGGCGTCTCTGGTCGGGATCCGGTCGACATGGGGGTGTCGGTTTCGACAGCGGACAATACGGACGGTGTCTGGGGCGGCGGCAACGACGGAAACGACGGTGACGGCGACGACAACGGTGGCACCCGGAACGGCGGCGGTGCGAGAATGTCGCGGACGGCCGCGCTACAGCCGTTCGGCGATCGACTCGCCGGCGTCGATCCCGTTCCACAGCGCCGCGGCGACGCGACCGCGTCCGGCGACCCAGTCGCCGGCGGGGAACAGCCCCGCCTCGCGGGCGGTCGCGACCGCATCGGCGACTCCGTCGCCATCGGCGCCGGCGGTGCTGCCGTCGTCAGTGTCGCCGACGAGCCCCTCGTTCGGGAGCGCGTAGCGCCAGCCCTGGTCGTCGACCCAGTCGGGGTCGGTCAGGCGGTCGTCGCCGACGAGGTCGGCCGCCCGCGTCGCCGCCGCGTCCGCCGCCTCGTCGAGGGGATCGTCGTAGTGTTCGGTCGACCACTCGGGGCTCATCTGGACGATCAGCAGGCTCTCGCCGTCGGGGACGTGCCCGCGCTTGCACTCCTCCCGGGAGAGCCAGCCGATCTCGTGGGCCTTGTCCACGTCGACGAGCCCGTACCACGGCACGTCGAGCTCGAAGGGGTAGTGCAACACGAGCGTCCGCACCGTGCGGAACTCGACCCCGTCGACGGCCGTCCGCAGGGCCGCGAGTGCGTCTTCCCCCTCCTCCCCGGACCACTCTGTCGCCGCGAGCAGGTCGGCCGTCTGGGGCGCCGGCGGCGTGAGCAACAACGCGTCGAAGGGGCCGTGTTCGGCGCCGTCGGTGTCGGTGACCGTCCACGTGTCGGCGCCGCCGTCGCGACCGGCGGCCTTGCCGCGGGCGATCGACTCCGCGCGCGTCGTCTTTCGGACCTCGGCGTCGGTCTCGGCGAGCAGCCGTTTGGCGAACTGGGTGATCCCCGCCTCCCAGGTGTACTTGTGCTCGTCGGCGCCGTCGCCGGGGGCGATCTCGCCGTCGGCGCCGAACGTCCACACCGGCTCGGCGATGTCGACGAGGCCGTCCTCGCCGAGATCGCGGACCAGATCGCCGGTCCGGTCGTCGGGGAGCTTCACGTAGTTGGCGCCGTGGTCGTAGCGACAACCGTCCTTCCGCCGCGTCGCCGCCCGTCCGCCGACGCCGCGGGACTTCTCGAGGATCGTCACGTCGTGGTCGGTGTCGCGGAGGGCGTACGCCGCGCCGGCGCCCGCGAGCCCGGCGCCGACGATGCCGATGTGTGCCATCACCGCATGCAGGGGCGCCGGCTCCGTATCGCTTGCGGGCGCTCGGACACCGTTCTCACGGCCGAGACCGTGTGTGAAAGCCTTATGGCGGACGACACGCCAGTACCGCCATGTACGACGCGATCGTCTTCGACAACGACGGGGTGCTCGTGGGGCGCACCCACTACGACGTGCTCCACGAGGCCGCCTGGGACGCCTTCGAGGCGCTCTCGGTGGCCGATCCCGACCCCGAACACGTCGAGTCGATGGTCGTCGGCGTCTCCCCCGAACAGGTCGAGGAGGTGTGCGACACCTACGACCTCACGCCCCGGGAGTTCTGGGCGATGCGCGACCGCACGGCCTTCGAGGCCCAGCGCCGCGAGGTCCATGCGGGAAACAAGCGCCTGTACGACGACGTCGACGTGCTCCGGGACCTCTCGGCGCCGCTCGGCATCGTCTCCTCGAACCAGCACGAGACGGTGGAGTTCCTCCTCGATCACTTCGGCGTCGCCGACCTCTTCGACACCGCCTACGGCCGCGAGCCGACCGTCGAGAGCCTCCGCCGAAAGAAGCCCAACAGCCACTACATCGACCGCGCGCTCGCGGATCTGGAGGCCGAGACGGCGCTGTTCGTCGGCGACAACGAGTCCGACATCGAGGCCGCCGACAACGCCGGCATCGACTCGGCGTTCATCCGCCGCCCCCACCGCGAGGACTGGACCCTCTCGGTCACGCCGACGTACGACATCGACGGGCTGGCAGATCTCCAGGCGATCTGTAACTGACCGCCGAACCTGCCCGCGACCGCCGACCACTGTCGTCGTTCTCGCGACCGCCGACCGCCACGCTTGCCCCACGACCGCCGACGCTTTCTCCCCGCCTCCCGATCGGCACGTATGAACACGGATCTCGATCTCCCGCCCGTCGGCCTCGGCACGATGGGCCTCGACGGCGACGAGGGCGCCCGCGCGGTCGAGACGGCGCTCGACGTCGGCTACCGGCACCTCGACACCGCGCAGGTGTACGAGAACGAGGCGACCGTCGGCGCCGGCCTCGCGGCGGCCCTCGACGACGGGGTCGTCGCCCGCGAGGACGTGACCGTCGCGACGAAGACCTGGATCGACCGCCTCGCGCCCGAGGACGTGCGCCCCTCGACGGAGGCGAGCCTGGACCGACTGGGCCTCGACGCGGTCGACCTGCTGTACGTCCACCGACCGAAGGGCGGCTACGACCCCGCGGGTACGCTGGCGGCGTTCGACGCGCTCGTCGACGACGGCCTCGTCGGCCACGTCGGCGTCTCGAACTTCGAGCTCGACGAACTCGACGAGGCGATCGACCTGCTCGACGCCCCGCTTTCGGGCCACCAGACGGAGTATCATCCCCTGTTCCGGCGGCCCGCGCTGCGCGAGCACGCCGTCGACCACGGCTACGCGCTGGTCGCGTACTCGCCGCTGGCCGGCGGTCGCGTCCGGGAGGTCGAGGCGGTACGCGCGGTCGCCGAGAAGCACGACGCGACGCCGGAGGCGGCGAGCATCGCGTGGCTCACGGACAAGGAGGGCGTCGCCACGATCCCGAAGGCGACGAGCGAGCGCCACCTGCGCGCGAACCTCGCGGCGGCCGACCTCGACCTCGATCCCGAGGACCACGACCGGATCGACGGGATCGAACGCGAGGAGGAACTGTTCCCGGAGTGAGTCGACACACGTCGGCGCCCCCCGCCGCCGGCACCGTCGCCCGCCGTCGACCGTGGGTTCATGCCGCTGTGGCCCCCAGATCGGGTATGAGCGATTCAGCCGAGCGGGCGCCCGAGGAGGACATCCCCGAGACCGACGAGGAGTGGCGCGAGCGACTGACCGAGGAGGAGTACGAGATCCTCCGCGAGCGCGGGACGGAGGCGCGCTTCTCCGGCGAGCACGTCGACCGCGACGAGGACGGCGTCTACAAGTGCGCGGGCTGTGGCACCGTCGTCTTCGAGTCGGAGACGAAGTACGACTCCGGGTGTGGCTGGCCCAGCTTCTACGCCGCCGACGAGTCCAAGGTGACGCTGGAGGACGACGACCGCCACGGGATGTCCCGCGTCGAGGTGAAGTGCGCCGTCTGCGACGGCCACCTCGGACACGTGTTCCAGGACGGCCCCGAGCCGACCGGCGAGCGCTTCTGCATCAACTCGGTCGCGCTCGACTTCGAGGCCGACGAGTAGGCGGGCTGGACGCGAACGCACCGGCCACCGGCGAGTTTTTCTCGCGACCGACCGACGCGGTCGATGTGACCGCCGAATCAACCGACCGGCCGACGCTCCTGCTCGCCCACACCGTCGGGCCAGACCGTGGCTCCGACCTCCGCGACCGTCTCGTCGACGACGGCCTCCCCGCCGACCGCGTCGTCGCCGCGGCGACGCCCGCCGAGACCGACGAACACGCCGCCGACGCCGACGGGCTCGTCGTCGGTCGATTTCCCGAGGGACTGCTCAAACGTGCCGACTCCCTGCGGTGGGTGCAGGCGCTCTCCTCCGGAACCGATCACCTCCCGACCGACGACCTCGCTGACCGGGGAGTCGCGCTCACGAACGCGGCGGGCGTCCACGCCGAGCCCATCGCCGAGCAGGTGCTCGGCTATATGCTGAGCTTCGAGCGCGACCTCCACGCGCTCGCACGCCAACAGGCCGAGGCGCGCTGGGAGCGCCGCGAGGGCGGCGAGTTGCGCGGCAAGACCGTCGGGATCGTCGGCGTCGGCGCCATCGGGACCCGCGTCGCGGAACTCGCGAGCGCGTTCGGGATGGAGGTGTGGGGAGTCCGGCGCGACCTCGACGCGATGCCCGACGTGGTCGACGAGGCACGCACACCCGACGACCTCCACGAGGTGTGTCTCGCCGCCGACTACCTCGTGCTCGCGTGTCCCCTCACCGACGAGACGGAGGGGCTGATCGGCGGCGACGAGTTACGCCTCCTCGGCGGCGACGGCGTGCTCGTCAACGTCGCCCGCGGCGAGGTCTGCGACCAGGACGCGCTCGTCGGGGCGCTGCGCTCGAACCTGATCGGCGGCGCCGCGCTCGACGTGTTTGAGGAGGAGCCGCTGCCGGGCGACTCGCCGCTGTGGGACCTCTCGAACGTGTTCGTGACGCCCCACATGGCCGGGAGCACCCCGCACAAGGCCGAGCGGTGGACCGAGATCCTCGCGGAGAACTACCGCCGCCTCGCGGAGGGCGACCCGGACGACATGCGGAACCGCGTGGTGTGAGGCGAGCGAGACGATGGGGGCGTTCCCGCGGAGGCCGGTTCAGTGCGTCATAACGAGCAGCCGGTCGTCGGTGCGCGCCAGACAGATCGGCCCGTTCGGCGCGGACGCGAACGTCACCGTCTCGTCGTCGCCCACGAACAGGCGCTCGAAGGCGTCGCCGCAGGCGGGGCAGCCCAGCCCCTCGCGGTTCGCGAGCGTCATCGACCCGGCGTCCTGTTCGAGGAGCTTCAGCTTGCTCCGGTAGTCGTGCACGTCGAAGCCGTCGGCGATGTCGAGGCGCGCCATACCGCGGGACCGCCGCCGCGAGGAAAGTAGATTGCGTCCCGGCTGTCAGCGCTGAAACTGGGGGTCGCCGACGCGTCGGTTGGGGCGCGGTTACGTCGGGCGGGCGAACGCGAGGTTGCCCGAGACGTTGTGGACGTACGCCTGGACGGTCTGACCCTCCTGGGCGCCGGAGACGAAGACCGTGAACTTCCCCTTCTCGGCGACGCCGTCGCCCTTGCGGCCGGTGCCGGTGATCTCCAGCTCGTACGTCTTGCCCTCCTCGATGTCGGGACCGGAGTCGTGGCTCGTCGCCGCCGACCGCTTCTGGACCGGGCGGAACGCACCGCACGCCTGACAGCGGAGCATCCGGACGCCGTCCTCGGTCTTGAGGACGGTGTCGGGGAGGCCACACTCCGAGCAGGTGACGAACTCGGCGACGTACTCGTCGATGGCGCCGTCGAAGTCCGCGATGGAGAACGAGCCGTTGTATCGGGCGACGCCGTCCTCGAACTGGCCGTTCGTCCCGAGCTGGCGCTGGATGGCGCTGTGGAGGTGCTCGGCGTCTCGCGAGAGCGCGTCCGCGATGTCCGAGAGGTTCGTCAGGCGCGTGAACGCCCCGTCGGTCTGTCCCTCGGGGTCGGGGACCTGCAGTCGCTCGCCGGCGTCGGCTGGCGTGTCGGGCAACTCGTCGTAGGCGCGGTCGAGCGCGTCGGCGTAGTTCATAGGCGTTGGAGGGCAGTTTCACGTATAGGGCTTCCGAGAGAGTCCGTGCCGTGGTTCCCGCGGAATCGGGAGACTGCGACGGTCCGGCGCCGGTTCTCCGCCGGATCGGACGCGCGGCCGGATCTCGGGTTCCAGTCGAAGCGGTGCCGTCCGGATCCCATGTGAACGGGCGACACAGAGGCCCTCCGGTAGAAACGCGTTTCAGTCGCGGCGGCCCAGCGCTCGTAATGAGCTACACGATCGGTCTCGTCGGCAAGCCGTCCGTCGGGAAATCGAGCTTCTTCAACGCGGCGACGATGAACGACGTGCCGGAGGGCGCCTACCCCTTCACCACCATCGATCCCAGCATCGGCGAGGCGTACGTCGGCGTCGACTGCCCAGCCCCGGAGTTCGAGGAAACGTGCGAGCCGAACCACGGCTTCTGCCGCGACGACACCCGGTTCGTCCCCGTCAAGCTGGTCGACGTGGCCGGCCTCATTCCCGGCGCCCACGAGGGGAAGGGCCTCGGAAACCAGTTCCTCTCGGACCTCAACGAGGCGGACGTGCTCGTCCACGTCGTCGACTTCTCCGGGGAGACGGACATCGAGGGCGAGCCGACCGAGGGGCACGACCCCCGCGAGGACATCGACTTCCTGGAGAACGAACTCGACCAGTGGTACCTCGACATCCTCGAGAAGGGCATCGAGAAGTTCGAGTCGATGTACCAGGGGCCCAATCCCGGCGACGAGGTCGGCGTCGAGGAAGTGCTCGCCGAGCAGATGAGCGCGTTCCGCACGAACAAGGACGAGATCAAGCAGGTGGTCCTGTCGCT
This genomic stretch from Halobaculum roseum harbors:
- a CDS encoding beta-ribofuranosylaminobenzene 5'-phosphate synthase family protein; protein product: MPDDTHDRRSDAPSPSASTVTVESGARLHFGFGNLSLAHERLYGAVGVGLDAPRVRLRVAPADAVESDHDAAREYAARACDLLDVDGARVAVESELPRHMGLGSGTQLALATLAGVARAHGRDPRVRERAPALGRGGRSGIGVATFEAGGFVLDAGHPTGRFTTDRPADGDWTVPAVAARHRVPDDWRFLLVIPEADPGRAGDAEDSAIRRAVEDADPAVADRVAGAIQRRLLPAVAEGSAERFGAAVEEIGRLNGAWFADEQGGVYRPPVGDIVAEVGDDPAVYGAGQSSWGPVVYGVTDADRAETAREAGEDALAAAGVAGDVRVVRPRNSGADIRPAEE
- a CDS encoding NAD(P)/FAD-dependent oxidoreductase — translated: MMAHIGIVGAGLAGAGAAYALRDTDHDVTILEKSRGVGGRAATRRKDGCRYDHGANYVKLPDDRTGDLVRDLGEDGLVDIAEPVWTFGADGEIAPGDGADEHKYTWEAGITQFAKRLLAETDAEVRKTTRAESIARGKAAGRDGGADTWTVTDTDGAEHGPFDALLLTPPAPQTADLLAATEWSGEEGEDALAALRTAVDGVEFRTVRTLVLHYPFELDVPWYGLVDVDKAHEIGWLSREECKRGHVPDGESLLIVQMSPEWSTEHYDDPLDEAADAAATRAADLVGDDRLTDPDWVDDQGWRYALPNEGLVGDTDDGSTAGADGDGVADAVATAREAGLFPAGDWVAGRGRVAAALWNGIDAGESIAERL
- a CDS encoding HAD family hydrolase — protein: MYDAIVFDNDGVLVGRTHYDVLHEAAWDAFEALSVADPDPEHVESMVVGVSPEQVEEVCDTYDLTPREFWAMRDRTAFEAQRREVHAGNKRLYDDVDVLRDLSAPLGIVSSNQHETVEFLLDHFGVADLFDTAYGREPTVESLRRKKPNSHYIDRALADLEAETALFVGDNESDIEAADNAGIDSAFIRRPHREDWTLSVTPTYDIDGLADLQAICN
- a CDS encoding aldo/keto reductase; translation: MNTDLDLPPVGLGTMGLDGDEGARAVETALDVGYRHLDTAQVYENEATVGAGLAAALDDGVVAREDVTVATKTWIDRLAPEDVRPSTEASLDRLGLDAVDLLYVHRPKGGYDPAGTLAAFDALVDDGLVGHVGVSNFELDELDEAIDLLDAPLSGHQTEYHPLFRRPALREHAVDHGYALVAYSPLAGGRVREVEAVRAVAEKHDATPEAASIAWLTDKEGVATIPKATSERHLRANLAAADLDLDPEDHDRIDGIEREEELFPE
- the msrB gene encoding peptide-methionine (R)-S-oxide reductase MsrB, which produces MSDSAERAPEEDIPETDEEWRERLTEEEYEILRERGTEARFSGEHVDRDEDGVYKCAGCGTVVFESETKYDSGCGWPSFYAADESKVTLEDDDRHGMSRVEVKCAVCDGHLGHVFQDGPEPTGERFCINSVALDFEADE
- a CDS encoding D-2-hydroxyacid dehydrogenase, with the protein product MTAESTDRPTLLLAHTVGPDRGSDLRDRLVDDGLPADRVVAAATPAETDEHAADADGLVVGRFPEGLLKRADSLRWVQALSSGTDHLPTDDLADRGVALTNAAGVHAEPIAEQVLGYMLSFERDLHALARQQAEARWERREGGELRGKTVGIVGVGAIGTRVAELASAFGMEVWGVRRDLDAMPDVVDEARTPDDLHEVCLAADYLVLACPLTDETEGLIGGDELRLLGGDGVLVNVARGEVCDQDALVGALRSNLIGGAALDVFEEEPLPGDSPLWDLSNVFVTPHMAGSTPHKAERWTEILAENYRRLAEGDPDDMRNRVV
- a CDS encoding DUF7385 family protein is translated as MARLDIADGFDVHDYRSKLKLLEQDAGSMTLANREGLGCPACGDAFERLFVGDDETVTFASAPNGPICLARTDDRLLVMTH
- a CDS encoding translation initiation factor IF-2 subunit beta, with the protein product MNYADALDRAYDELPDTPADAGERLQVPDPEGQTDGAFTRLTNLSDIADALSRDAEHLHSAIQRQLGTNGQFEDGVARYNGSFSIADFDGAIDEYVAEFVTCSECGLPDTVLKTEDGVRMLRCQACGAFRPVQKRSAATSHDSGPDIEEGKTYELEITGTGRKGDGVAEKGKFTVFVSGAQEGQTVQAYVHNVSGNLAFARPT